Within Marinomonas mediterranea MMB-1, the genomic segment GTAACTTTGGTCTTGGACTCAGTGCAGCACATAAAACCGACTGGCATATCAAAAGCGGTGATCAAATCCAAATACGCGCGATAGCGAGTACAATTGAAGGAGATACAGGTGGGTACGACACGGACATCGCTGGGATCAATTACGATAAAATCGACTACGACTCCCACGCTTTTCAGCTTGGGTTAGATTGGTACCCATCGCAGAGCGGATGGACGGAGAAAATCTTTTTCTCTGGTGGAGCGCTCTATTTGGATTTAGATTCAACCATCTATGCAGATAAAGGAAAGTCTTATACCGTTGGCTCAACGCAAATTAACCCAAGCGACCTAACCTCATTTCAAGCAAATATTACGCGAGAAAAAGTGATCCCTTATGTCAGCCTTGGTTGGGGTAACAAAATTCAAGGCGCGCCTGGTTTTGACTTTCAAGCAGAACTCGGCGTCGCTTTCATAGGCAAAGCCGATGTCAACGTCTCTTCAAGCGGAAATAAATCGATTTCTACTGCTGAGTTGGAAGCGGAACGAAAACAAATCATTGACGACACAGAAGGCCCTGCACCGTTTGCTAACTTTACCGTCGCGTATCACTTCTAAGCCCGCGCTCTACTCTAATGCAATTTTATAAGTTCTAGTTAATTGCCTCTTCTCTTCCCCCAATCATTTCCCCGTTTATCGTCAAACGGGGAAATGATGTGCTTGACCCTTTACCTGTCTGAGTTAATATGAAAGTCTAATAGTCAGAAAAGGATTCACGTTCATGCCAGCAGAGACTCCACTGTATGATCTTTTTCGTTCTAAGGCGATCGACCAAAATATTTCTTTCGACGCGTCCAACGCAACCATTGAAAAGTTCGAAGCGCTCGCTTCTCGCACTACTTTTACGTCTCAAACCGTTCTTGCTGAACAGAACGGAATAGCGAAACATTTAAGCTTTTTGCTGGATGGAAAAGCGACATTTACCAAACACAGAACCTCTGAAGCGATCACTATTGCAACAACGCAAGTCGCCTTTTCGCCTCTGGGTATCTCTGGCCTAAACTCTCCGGGACGTTATATGTCCCAAATTGAAGTGGAGGAAAAAAGCGAAGTCATTACATTACAGCTAAAAGAGCTGCGCGAGTTATTCATTAGCGACCCGGCTTTTGCGACGGCGTTTCTTTCTCTTGTTCTAGCCTGTGCAACCTCTTTGTTATGGCAAACCCGTGGTTTAAAAACATCGCCGACTCCACTAGAAGGAGACGTATCGAAAGGCGTGTCACACTCGACTGACTACGATATTGTCCGGCGCGTTGGCGAATCAGCGTTCTTCGCACCTTTTACAAAAGAAAGCCTTGAAGCGCTTATTCCCTTCTCTGAGTTGCGCTTGTATTCCAAAGGCGAGACCATTAACAAAGAAGGCGAGCCGTCGAACAACGTAAATATACTCTTTTCAGGCCGCCTTCTTGCTAGTTTTACCGATAACCGCTCAGAGTCTCAGACTCAAAAATCTCGCGCCGTCGCACGGCCAGGTGTGGCACTGTCTTGGAGTAACGGACGTTCACGTTTACCCGCACCTTATACACTGATCGCCTCGCGTGATACCACCATGTTATGTCTCTCTGAAGACAACATGCGCCGTTTAGTCGACGAAGCGCCGTCATTGGCATGCACCCTATTACTACAACAAATCTGGCAAATTGGGCGCTACCAACAAACCGCCGCCGGTCTTGCTAATGGGGAAATCGACGACGTTGCGTCTCATATGGAAGCGTTGCTTGAAGACAACAAAGCTCGCATCCCTGTTACCTCCAGCTTGTACAGCACGCCTCATAGCTTGCGCAATCGTTTTACCGTCGGCAACGCTCTGAACGCCATCTATGATGCGGTCATTCATGGAAACGATGCGGAACGATCCATCGCTGGGCTTATGATTGACTTGCTTCATGGTGTCGAACGCCAGCACCGTTTTTTCAAAAGCCTTACGGCGGTCTACAATCGCGTTGCTGGCGCGCCAGCCAGCATGACCTCACAACGAGTCCGAGAGCTATCCAATTCAGATTTCGCCCGCGCCTTTGATCAAGTCGCTTATGTCATAAAGGGCATGGAGAATTTGCCAGAGACCGCGACGAATATATTCTTCTACAATCATTTGGCCGCCATTGAGGACAATGACCTTGCCAACGGCCACGCGTTCTCGATTGACTCTCAGTTCATCAGTTCGAAAATACTGCTACCAAAATACGGCGACAGCGGACAACGCATCGTTCGCTCTAGTCGCAATACGGAATTTTGGCGTAATGGCTACTACGCAAGGCTCGATAACATTTTTGTCGACAACGCAGATTCCGATTGGATAGACGAAACACCGGAAGAAAAACAGCAACGCAAAGAGCGTCTATTTTTAGAGGCTCAACGTGTTTTTGACAAGGGTCGACCGCTGGCAATCGCACCAGAAGGAACATCAGAAACCGAGGACAACCTTACGACAACATCACCCGGGCCACTGAAATCAGGTGCGTTTTTATTAGCGGCAAAACTCAAACCTGAGCCTTATTTAGTACCGATTGCGCTGGCTAACTTCGATTATCCGGTTTCGCATACGACTTACGCCGCAGTAATCAAGCCGCCTTTTAAAATTAGTGATTACGTTAAAAACGTCGACGACAAAGACGAAATGAATACGTTTTTGGCCGAGTACCGCAAAACATTCAGAGGTTATGTCGAAGAAGCTCGAGAGCTCGCTGATCTAGTTCAGTCAAATTCAGGCACGTTACCAGACGGGCTAGTGACCAATGCGGGCCTAGTCAGCCCAATTGAAGAAGAGTTCGAGACGGACGTCAGAGATTTAGAAAGCCGACTCTGGGAAAAGCAACAACGCAGTAAAATCGCG encodes:
- a CDS encoding GDSL-type esterase/lipase family protein; its protein translation is MPAETPLYDLFRSKAIDQNISFDASNATIEKFEALASRTTFTSQTVLAEQNGIAKHLSFLLDGKATFTKHRTSEAITIATTQVAFSPLGISGLNSPGRYMSQIEVEEKSEVITLQLKELRELFISDPAFATAFLSLVLACATSLLWQTRGLKTSPTPLEGDVSKGVSHSTDYDIVRRVGESAFFAPFTKESLEALIPFSELRLYSKGETINKEGEPSNNVNILFSGRLLASFTDNRSESQTQKSRAVARPGVALSWSNGRSRLPAPYTLIASRDTTMLCLSEDNMRRLVDEAPSLACTLLLQQIWQIGRYQQTAAGLANGEIDDVASHMEALLEDNKARIPVTSSLYSTPHSLRNRFTVGNALNAIYDAVIHGNDAERSIAGLMIDLLHGVERQHRFFKSLTAVYNRVAGAPASMTSQRVRELSNSDFARAFDQVAYVIKGMENLPETATNIFFYNHLAAIEDNDLANGHAFSIDSQFISSKILLPKYGDSGQRIVRSSRNTEFWRNGYYARLDNIFVDNADSDWIDETPEEKQQRKERLFLEAQRVFDKGRPLAIAPEGTSETEDNLTTTSPGPLKSGAFLLAAKLKPEPYLVPIALANFDYPVSHTTYAAVIKPPFKISDYVKNVDDKDEMNTFLAEYRKTFRGYVEEARELADLVQSNSGTLPDGLVTNAGLVSPIEEEFETDVRDLESRLWEKQQRSKIALFGSSTFRLWEDAEYDIGLPDIINLGFGGASLIACRTYFKRLVTVHNPDTLIIYVGDNDIGSSASGDQVAHEFRLFMSEVNEQLPHTKCYFISIKPSPFRKHLLPAIQRANELIYQTIEQDDQWRYIDFHSPMLNQDGTPSGAFYDDDPLHVNLAGYGLLGKLIRDALRKG